A part of Silurus meridionalis isolate SWU-2019-XX chromosome 18, ASM1480568v1, whole genome shotgun sequence genomic DNA contains:
- the LOC124401601 gene encoding trace amine-associated receptor 13c-like, producing MNLTEVNQSDYCINSSCPERSGSPAVYILLYVCSAAVVLLTMCGNLLVIISIFHFRQLHTPTNMLLLSLAVTDFLVGAFVMPLMLIWIIESCWIFGRGFCISFWLIACFLTILSIYNITLIAVDRYFALSHPFLYRNRVSVRITCTVIVFDWCVVVTYIIALMYVNGNFTNSFMCPGECVFYINEVWPFIDLTLTFIFPLSVIIILYSRVFLIAKKHATAIRELNNHTRPQTQKITSHSMKSERKAAKVLGIVVCVFLACLLPYYIYSLLGGVIDLQAETIQRLMIVVYLNSTINPVIYALFYPWFRRCVTLIITLQIFQTDSALINVLS from the coding sequence ATGAACCTGACAGAGGTTAACCAGTCAGATTACTGTATAAATTCTtcctgtccagagagatctggatctcctgcagtttatatcttactgtacgtgtgttcagctgctgtggttcttctaacaATGTGTGGAAATCTGCTTGTCATCATCTCTATTTTTCACTTTAGGCAGCTTCACACACCAACCAACATGCTCTTGCTCTCTCTGGCTGTAACGGATTTCCTTGTTGGTGCTTTTGTGATGCCTCTGATGTTAATCTGGATTATTGAGTCGTGCTGGATTTTTGGGAGAGGATTCTGCATCAGTTTTTGGTTGATTGCTTGTTTCCTCACAATCTTGTCCATTTATAACATCACTCTGATTGCTGTGGATCGCTATTTTGCTCTTTCACACCCTTTTCTGTACAGGAACAGAGTATCAGTGAGGATCACTTGTACTGTAATTGTGTTTGACTGGTGTGTAGTGGTGACCTACATCATAGCACTCATGTATGTCAATGGAAACTTCACAAATTCTTTTATGTGTcctggagagtgtgtgttttatatcaaTGAGGTTTGGCCCTTTATTGACCTTACactaacatttatatttcctctttctgtcataatcatattgtacagtcgggtttttctgatcgctaagaaacacgccactgctatcagagagcttaataatcacacacgacctcaaacacagaaaatcacctcccactccatgaaatctgagagaaaagcagccaaagtcctcggtatagtagtgtgtgtgtttctagcgTGTTTACTTCCgtattatatttacagtttattaggtGGTGTTATTGACCTGCAGGCAGAAACTATTCAGAGGCTTATGATCGTGGTTTATCTAAATTCCACCATCAATCCGGTTATTTACGCTCTGTTTTATccgtggtttaggaggtgcGTTACATTAATTATAACTCTGCAGATATTCCAAACAGATTCTGCATTAATCAATGTGCTTTCATGA
- the LOC124401563 gene encoding trace amine-associated receptor 13c-like, with protein sequence MNVTELNLSDRCEHFSCPERSGSPAVYILLYVCSAAVVLLTVCGNLLVIISVVHFKQLHTPTNMLVLSLAVSDFLVGAFVMPLMLIWSIETCWIFGKIFCTVFWFIGSFVTIISIYNIALIAVDRYLALSHPFFYMNRVSVTISCIVIVFDWCVVVTYVLALIYFNGNFTGFVMCPGECLLYPNEVWFITNLVFSFIFPLSVIIILYSRVFLIAKKHATAIRELNNHTRPQTQKITSHSMKSERKAAKVLGILVAVFVACLLPYYICSLLGSVTAIQAAIFEILVMVLYLNSTINPVIYALFYPWFRRCIKLIITLQIFQTDSALINVLT encoded by the coding sequence ATGAATGTGACGGAGTTGAATCTCTCGGATCgctgtgagcatttctcctgtccagagagatctggatctcctgcagtttatatcttactgtacgtgtgttcagctgctgtggttcttctaacagtgtgtggaaatctgctcgtcatcatctctgttgttcacttcaagcagcttcacacaccgACCAACATGCTCGTGCTCTCTCTGGCTGTGTCGGATTTCCTCGTTGGTGCTTTTGTGATGCCTCTGATGTTAATCTGGTCGATTGAAACGTGTTGGATTTTTGGGAAGATTTTCTGCACTGTCTTTTGGTTTATTGGCAGTTTTGTCACAATTATATCCATCTATAATATCGCTCTGATCGCTGTGGATCGCTATTTGGCTCTTTCACACCCTTTTTTCTACATGAACAGAGTATCAGTGACGATCAGTTGTATTGTGATTGTTTTTGACTGGTGTGTAGTGGTGACTTATGTCCttgcacttatttatttcaatgGAAACTTCACAGGTTTTGTCATGTGTCCTGGGGAGTGTTTGCTCTATCCGAACGAGGTTTGGTTTATAACGAatcttgtattttcttttatatttccactttctgtcataatcatattgtacagtcgggtttttctgatcgctaagaaacacgccactgctatcagagagcttaataatcacacacgacctcaaacacagaaaatcacctcccactccatgaaatctgagagaaaagcagccaaagtcctcggCATTTTAGTGGCCGTGTTTGTAGCGTGTTTACTTCCGTATTATATTTGCAGTTTGTTAGGGAGTGTTACTGCAATACAAGCAGCAATATTTGAGATACTTGTGATGGTGCTTTATCTGAATTCCACCATTAATCCGGTTATTTACGCTCTGTTTTATccgtggtttaggaggtgcattaaattaattataactctGCAAATATTCCAAACAGACTCTGCATTAATCAATGTTCTTACATGA
- the LOC124401634 gene encoding trace amine-associated receptor 7a-like, which produces MNVTELNLSDRCEHFSCSERSVSPAVYILLYVCSAAVVLLTVCGNLLIIISVLHFKQLHTPTNMLVLSLAVTDFLISSLLMPFMLIWIIESCWIFGRVFCTFLWFIGGFITILSIYNIALISVDRYLALSHPFFYMNRVSVRISCIVVVCDWCVVVTYILALIYFNGNFTSSVMCPGECFVFINGSWAVINIIITFIFPLSVIIILYSRVFLIAKKHATAIRELNNHTRPQTQKITSHSMKSERKAAKVLGILVSVFLACLLPYFIYTLLNDIVEIRIEIIQILVMVLYLNSTMNPVIYALFYPWFRRCIKLIITLQILHTGSSLINVL; this is translated from the coding sequence ATGAACGTGACGGAGTTGAATCTCTCGGATCgctgtgagcatttctcctgttcagagagatctgtatctcctgcagtttatatcttactgtacgtgtgttcagctgctgtggttcttctaacagtgtgtggaaatctgctcatcatcatctctgttcttcacttcaagcagcttcacacaccgACCAACATGCTCGTGCTCTCACTGGCTGTGACGGATTTCCTCATCAGCTCTTTACTTATGCCTTTTATGTTAATCTGGATTATTGAGTCATGCTGGATTTTTGGAAGAGTTTTTTGCACCTTCTTATGGTTTATTGGGGGTTTCATCACAATCCTGTCCATCTATAATATCGCTCTGATCTCTGTGGATCGCTATTTGGCTCTTTCACACCCTTTTTTCTACATGAACAGAGTATCAGTGAGGATCAGTTGTATAGTAGTTGTTTGTGACTGGTGTGTAGTGGTGACTTATATCTTAGCACTCATTTATTTCAATGGAAACTTCACAAGTTCTGTAATGTGTCCTGGAGAGTGTTTTGTCTTTATAAATGGTTCTTGGGCTGTAATTAacattataataacatttatatttccactttctgtcataatcatattgtacagtcgggtttttctgatcgctaagaaacacgccactgctatcagagagcttaataatcacacacgacctcaaacacagaaaatcacctcccactccatgaaatctgagagaaaagcagccaaagtcctcggCATTTTAGTGTCCGTGTTTCTGGCGTGTTTACTTccgtattttatttacactttattaaATGATATTGTTGAAATACGGATAGAAATCATTCAGATACTTGTGATGgtgctttatttaaattctaCCATGAATCCGGTTATTTACGCTCTGTTTTATccgtggtttaggaggtgcattaaattaattataactctGCAAATACTTCACACAGGCTCTTCTTTAATCAACGTTCTTtaa
- the LOC124401587 gene encoding trace amine-associated receptor 13c-like, which produces MNVTELNLSDRCEHFSCPERSVSPAVYILLYVCSAAVVLLTVCGNLLVIISVLHFKQLHTPTNMLVLSLAVSDFLVGAFLMPLMLIWTIETCWIYRKGFCTIFWLIGSFLTIMSVYNIALIAVDRYLALSHPFFYMNRVSVRISCIVIVSDWCVVVTYILALVYFTGNFTGSVMCPGECYFTVNEVWSVIDLVVSFIFPLSVIIILYSRVFLIAKKHATAIRELNNHTRPQTQKITSHSMKSERKAAKVLSILVCVFLACLLPYFIYSLLGGVIELQIEIIQNVLIMLCLNSTINPVIYALFYPWFRRCIKLIITLQIFQTDSALISVL; this is translated from the coding sequence ATGAATGTGACGGAGTTGAATCTCTCGGATCgctgtgagcatttctcctgtccagagagatctgtatctcctgcagtttatatcttactgtatgtgtgttcagctgctgtggttcttctaacagtgtgtggaaatctgctcgtcatcatctctgttcttcacttcaagcagcttcacacgCCGACCAACATGCTCGTGCTCTCACTGGCCGTGTCGGATTTCCTCGTCGGTGCTTTTTTAATGCCATTGATGTTGATATGGACGATTGAAACATGCTGGATTTATAGGAAAGGtttctgcactattttttgGTTAATTGGCAGTTTCCTGACAATCATGTCGGTCTATAATATCGCTCTGATTGCTGTGGATCGCTATTTGGCTCTTTCACACCCTTTTTTCTACATGAACAGAGTATCAGTGAGGATCAGTTGTATTGTAATTGTTTCAGACTGGTGTGTAGTGGTGACTTATATCTTAGCACTTGTATATTTTACCGGAAACTTCACAGGCTCTGTAATGTGTCCTGGAGAGTGTTATTTTACTGTGAATGAGGTTTGGTCTGTAATTGATCTTGTTGtatcatttatatttccactttctgtcataatcatattgtacagtcgggtttttctgatcgctaagaaacacgccactgctatcagagagcttaataatcacacacgacctcaaacacagaaaatcacctcccactccatgaaatctgagagaaaagcagccaaagtcctcagtattttagtgtgtgtgtttctggcgTGTTTActtccatattttatttacagtttattaggcGGTGTTATTGAGCTacaaatagaaataatacaaaacGTTTTGATCATGCTGTGTCTGAATTCCACCATTAATCCGGTTATTTACGCTCTGTTTTATccgtggtttaggaggtgcattaaattaattataactctGCAAATATTCCAAACAGACTCTGCATTAATCagtgttctttaa
- the LOC124401732 gene encoding trace amine-associated receptor 13c-like: protein MKVTELNLSDRCEHFSCPERSVSPAVYILLYVCSAAVVLLTVCGNLLVIISVLHFKQLHMPTNMLVLSLAVLDFFVGAFLMPLMLIWIIERCWIYGKSFCTIFWFIGGFLTIISIYNVALISVDRYLALSHPFFYMNRVSVRISCIVIVSDWFVLGIYILALLYFTGNFTGSVMCPGECFITVTEVWSVIDLVITFIFPLSVIIILYSRVFLIAKKHATAIRELNNHTRPQTQKITSHSMKSERKAAKVLGVLVSVFLACLLPYYIYSLLGGVIQMQKEIIQKVLIMMCLNSTINPVIYALFYPWFRRCFKLIITLQIFQTDSAIINVF, encoded by the coding sequence ATGAAGGTGACGGAGTTGAATCTCTCTGATCgctgtgagcatttctcctgtccagagagatctgtatctcctgcagtttatatcttactgtacgtgtgttcagctgctgtggttcttctaacagtgtgtggaaatctgcttgtcatcatctctgttcttcacttcaagcagcttcacaTGCCGACCAACATGCTCGTGCTCTCTCTGGCCgtgttggatttttttgtcGGTGCTTTTTTAATGCCATTGATGTTGATCTGGATTATTGAAAGATGCTGGATTTACGGGAAAAGTTTCTGCACCATTTTTTGGTTTATTGGTGGTTTCCTTACAATTATATCAATCTATAATGTCGCTCTGATCTCTGTGGATCGCTATTTGGCTCTTTCACACCCTTTTTTCTACATGAACAGAGTATCAGTGAGGATCAGTTGTATTGTAATTGTTTCAGACTGGTTTGTACTGGGGATTTATATCTTAgcacttttatattttactggAAACTTCACAGGTTCTGTCATGTGTCCTGGAGAGTGTTTTATCACTGTAACTGAGGTTTGGTCTGTAATTGATCttgtaataacatttatatttccactttctgtcataatcatattgtacagtcgggtttttctgatcgctaagaaacacgccactgctatcagagagcttaataatcacacacgacctcaaacacagaaaatcacctcccactccatgaaatctgagagaaaagcagccaaagtcctGGGCGTTTTAGTGTCCGTGTTTCTGGCATGTTTACTTCCgtattatatttacagtttattaggcGGTGTtattcaaatgcaaaaagaaataatacaaaaggTTTTGATTATGATGTGTCTTAATTCCACCATTAATCCGGTTATTTACGCTCTGTTTTATccgtggtttaggaggtgctttaaattaattataactctGCAAATATTCCAAACAGACTCTGCAATAATCAATGTTTTTtaa
- the LOC124401733 gene encoding trace amine-associated receptor 13c-like, which yields MTVTDLNLSICEHFSCPERSVSPAVYILLYVCSAAVVLLTVCGNLLVIISVLHFKQLHTPTNMLVLSLAVTDFFVGALVMPPMFIWMIETCWIFGKIFCTIFWFIGSFLTIISIYNVALIAVDRYLALSHPFFYMNRVSVRISCIVIGLDWCVVVTYIVAFSYFNGNFTSSLLCPGQCFLFLKEVLSAINLVLSLTFPLSVIIILYSRVFLIAKKHATAIRELNNHTRPQTQKITSHSMKSERKAAKVLGILVAVFLMCLLPYYIYSLLGGIVEIQIETIQNLMIVGSLNSTINPFIYALFYPWFRRCIKFIITLHIFQIDSALINVL from the coding sequence ATGACTGTGACAGACTTGAATCTCTCTATctgtgagcatttctcctgtccagagagatctgtatctcctgcagtttatatcttactgtacgtgtgttcagctgctgtggttcttctaacagtgtgtggaaatctgctcgtcatcatctctgttcttcacttcaagcagcttcacactcCGACCAACATGCTCGTGCTCTCTCTGGCTGTGACGGATTTCTTTGTCGGTGCTTTAGTGATGCCGCCGATGTTCATCTGGATGATTGAAACGTGTTGGATTTTTGGGAAGATTTTCTGCACCATTTTTTGGTTTATTGGCAGTTTCCTAACAATTATATCAATCTATAATGTTGCTCTGATTGCTGTGGATCGCTATTTGGCTCTTTCACACCCCTTTTTCTACATGAACAGAGTATCAGTGAGGATCAGTTGTATTGTAATTGGTTTAGACTGGTGTGTAGTGGTGACCTACATTGTGGCTTTCTCATATTTCAATGGAAACTTCACAAGTTCTTTATTGTGCCCTGgacaatgttttctgtttctgaagGAGGTTTTGTCTGCAATTAATCTTGTTTTATCCTTAAcatttccactttctgtcataatcatattgtacagtcgggtttttctgatcgctaagaaacacgccactgctatcagagagcttaataatcacacacgacctcaaacacagaaaatcacctcccactccatgaaatctgagagaaaagcagccaaagtcctcggGATTTTAGTGGCTGTGTTTCTAATGTGTTTACTTccttattatatttacagtttattaggtGGCATCGTTGAAATTCAAATAGAAACTATTCAGAATCTCATGATTGTCGGATCCCTCAATTCCAccattaatccatttatttacgctctgttttatccgtggtttaggaggtgcattaaattcattataacTCTGCATATATTCCAGATAGATTCTGCTTTAATCAATGTTCTTTAA